Proteins encoded within one genomic window of Panicum virgatum strain AP13 chromosome 1N, P.virgatum_v5, whole genome shotgun sequence:
- the LOC120656905 gene encoding protein NRT1/ PTR FAMILY 8.3-like, which yields MDAGDAMERGERAPLLPESHGPKAEGDSLQVPLLKDKKRSGSKAPAVVLGFECLESTAFSGISSNLVVYLETVLHSGNLASASKVTTWFGTSYLTPIFGAIIADTFLGNYNTILVSLAVYLLGMMFVTFSAFLKTAAVLGGSSVFGAQTVAFVGLYLVAIGSGGVRSSLLPFGAEQFDDDNATDRESKGSFFSWFYRCVDFGPIVSGLFIVWIQNNVSWGLGFGISTACIALAFGAFVLATPMYKRRMPTGTPLKRLSQVIVAACRKITLKVPADAGMLYEVSDKVDAQPKIEHTGEFSFLDKAAIITESDFEEVTEEAGSSWKLCTVTQVEELKIFLRLLPIWATSIIMSSAYAQMNTTFIQQGSVMNMSILSVSVPAASMGSFEVTCVLTWVLLYSKVIAPAVRSLSSNGDGEPSQLQRMGAGRLLMALAVAVSALVEMKRLDSAARGEQITIAWQIPQYFFLAGAEVFCYIAQLEFFYAEAPDTMKSTCTSLALLTIALGSYLSSFIYAIVAAFTTTADSPGWICDDLNQGHLDYFWTMAAMCTLNFVVYSSFAKNYKLKTVLS from the exons ATGGACGCTGGGGACGCCATGGAGAGGGgcgagcgcgcgccgctgctgcccgaG aGCCACGGGCCAAAGGCTGAGGGCGATAGCCTGCAAGTGCCGCTCCTCAAGGATAAAAAACGCAGCGGCAGCAAGGCACCAGCGGTTGTTCTTG GGTTCGAGTGCCTGGAGAGCACAGCGTTCAGTGGCATCTCGTCGAACCTGGTCGTGTACCTGGAGACCGTCCTCCATAGCGGCAACCTGGCCAGCGCCTCCAAAGTCACGACATGGTTCGGCACCAGCTACCTCACCCCGATCTTCGGCGCCATCATCGCCGACACCTTCTTGGGCAACTACAACACCATCCTCGTCTCCCTCGCCGTCTACCTTCTT GGGATGATGTTCGTGACCTTCTCGGCGTTCCTGAAAACGGCTGCGGTGCTGGGCGGCTCCTCGGTGTTCGGTGCCCAGACCGTGGCGTTCGTGGGGCTGTACCTCGTCGCGATCGGGAGCGGCGGGGTGCGGTCGTCGCTGCTGCCGTTCGGCGCGGAGCAGTTCGATGACGACAACGCGACCGACCGGGAGAGCAAGGGGTCCTTCTTCAGCTGGTTCTACCGCTGCGTCGACTTCGGCCCGATCGTCTCCGGCCTGTTCATCGTGTGGATCCAGAACAACGTCAGCTGGGGCCTCGGCTTCGGCATCTCCACCGCTTGCATCGCGCTCGCCTTCGGTGCCTTCGTGCTCGCCACGCCCATGTACAAGCGCCGCATGCCCACCGGCACGCCGCTCAAGCGTCTAAGCCAGGTCATCGTTGCCGCCTGCCGGAAGATCACCCTCAAGGTGCCCGCCGATGCAGGTATGCTCTACGAGGTCAGCGACAAGGtggacgcccagcccaagatCGAGCACACCGGTGAGTTCTCATTCCTCGACAAGGCGGCCATCATCACAGAGTCGGACTTTGAGGAGGTAACCGAGGAGGCCGGATCGTCGTGGAAGCTCTGCACCGTGACGCAAGTGGAGGAACTCAAGATCTTTCTGCGGCTCCTGCCCATCTGGGCCACCAGCATCATCATGTCCTCGGCGTACGCGCAGATGAACACCACCTTCATCCAGCAGGGCAGCGTCATGAACATGTCCATCCTGTCGGTGTCCGTGCCGGCGGCGTCGATGGGCTCGTTCGAGGTGACCTGCGTCCTGACATGGGTGCTGCTCTACAGCAAGGTAATCGCGCCGGCTGTGAGGAGCTTATCTTCTAATGGCGACGGCGAGCCGTCGCAACTGCAGCGCATGGGCGCCGGCCGGCTCCTCATGGCTCTGGCCGTGGCGGTCTCGGCGCTCGTGGAGATGAAGCGGCTCGACAGCGCGGCACGCGGCGAGCAGATCACCATCGCGTGGCAGATCCCGCAGTacttcttcctcgccggcgcggaggTGTTCTGCTACATCGCCCAGCTGGAATTCTTCTACGCCGAGGCGCCGGACACCATGAAGAGCACGTGCACGTCACTGGCGCTGCTCACCATCGCGCTGGGGAGCTACCTGAGCTCATTCATCTACGCCATCGTGGCGGCGTTCACGACCACGGCGGacagtcccgggtggatctgcGACGACCTCAATCAGGGACACCTCGACTACTTCTGGACCATGGCCGCCATGTGCACGCTCAATTTCGTCGTGTACAGCAGCTTCGCTAAGAACTACAAGCTCAAGACGGTGCTCTCATGA